A single genomic interval of Helicoverpa armigera isolate CAAS_96S chromosome 13, ASM3070526v1, whole genome shotgun sequence harbors:
- the LOC110371605 gene encoding uncharacterized protein LOC110371605, with protein MQWQWEYICGPQGLTPWNDATKDFGRCFQELFLQIPVFFCIAVISGYYVGYRKDWVVRDKTQERALVLRSFAVLALVFIPMIELYVYITQPGSVLYPVNYFYAGSSCLAWLFHFGYVLALKHRLGQSCRGPTSQLFMWTLAVVVNVLSIRSNLLSGTAMGFNIATLCCHVLYFMTLLPSSNSRATFYSPCLVGSQHSHSEYTPLLPHMDEGILGTAMQSAGAISRLTFSWVYPLLQKGMENKLNDPEELFDVPAKYCCSYVGARMDRSLIGNVDNYQQYEEVPHEPFIGSGYGATGETAPQASTPVTPTTRVLVRSPRRQNVTLLRALHSCFGVQFYSIGILKLISDMAGFAGPILLNYLIKFVEDESIDQHLGYVYAGSLLGTTLIATFFNVHFNWWMSIVGLKMRGAIVATILRKTLSVTSTELSNVFSIGEITNFMSTDTDRIVNSCPSFHALWSIPLQLFITLFLLYQQVGISFLAGVAFSVILIPINKLIANKIGQLSTELMTHKDTRVSLISDLLKGIRTVKVHVWEDYFINRVSEARNQELKYLRGRKYLDAICVVLWATTPVLVAAFTLGTHSLRGLPLDAPTVFTTVALINMLIAPLNAFPWVLNGLTEAWVSIKRIQKLLDLSDMDAELYYDRLNKNHDEDKIIIFKNATFAWAKPSKRKKPPKKSKKNKGKSKKRLSRGSIQRRDSTSSSEQLMQDEPFSLKDISLEIGNEELIGVTGAVGSGKTSLLHAILGDMLKKNGSLQIPDNLTSFGYVSQKPWLIRGTIRDNILFGKPYEEAKFRSVVDACALTEDLNVLGWNAYVGEGGCTLSGGQRARIALARAVYQDKKVYLLDDVLAGVDTTVGQHIMQRCILGLLRHSTRVLVAHSPRHLARTAYTVLMRDGRIVRQGPPESVLNDIEEFMPSESESLGEEPPQAPEPQRDNQDTVSRNSLDDDEAMSEGTVGWWVIGLYLRSIGVFLSIAIILSLILMQLSQNFTFLWLTYWVKNKTKNSTTLHADEFLEHPTEKTSILDHGVIAIDNVIHTAINAAMDFLGNKNTTNTTAIQEPPKSTVTDLMANVTPSYTDNFYLEVYFGLAGLNLVFTIMRAFLFAYGGVKAANRIHKILLKVIVKAKVKFFDVTPLGRIVNRFSSDTYTVDDSLPFILNILLAQLFSLIGAIAVTLYGLPWLAVAVVPLTFAYFWLQRVYRVTSRQLKRLQSVTLSPVYTHFNDTLEGADTVRALGAGGAWGARGAELVEAWQRAALSAAAAQQWLALRLQAAAAAVVAGAALLAVLQRALHAADPGLIGLAISYALSMTSMLSNLLNSFTETEREMIAVERVGEYIKLVESETIDGESPPYGWPSQGVIEFEDVYLKYSGREDGVMALKGVTFATHPGEKLGVVGRTGAGKSSLLSALLRLAPLARGRLLLDGVDISALHLHALRSRIGVIPQEPFIFSGSIRENIDPLRQYLDAEVWRALEACGARELVTQRGGLHAPARAAHLARGHAQLLCVVRALLHRPKILLVDEATANLDQEAERLILDAIRCSFGGSTVLFVAHRLGGVLECARVLALGGGRVLELRAPDDALADPDSHLYSLVYGA; from the exons atgcaGTGGCAATGGGAATATATATGTGGTCCCCAGGGTCTGACACCATGGAACGATGCAACAAAAGATTTCGGACGATGCTTCcaagaattatttttacaaataccaGTTTTCTTCTGCATTGCAGTTATATCAGGCTATTATGTTGGCTACAGAAAAGATTGGGTAGTTCGTGACAAAACACAAGAAAGGGCATTAGTCCTGCGAAGTTTTGCAGTACTAGCCTTAGTGTTCATTCCCATGATTGAGCTGTATGTTTACATTACCCAACCGGGCTCTGTTTTGTACCCTGTCAACTATTTCTATGCTGGCTCGTCATGCCTAGCGTGGTTGTTCCACTTCGGGTATGTCTTGGCATTAAAACACAGACTGGGACAGAGTTGCCGTGGCCCTACTTCTCAGCTGTTTATGTGGACCTTAGCAGTGGTTGTCAACGTATTGTCAATTCGGAGCAACTTACTGTCTGGGACCGCCATGGGTTTCAACATCGCTACACTGTGCTGTCATGTTCTGTATTTCATGACTCTTCTACCGTCAAGTAATTCAAGAGCTACATTCTACTCACCCTGTCTGGTTGGCTCTCAACATTCACAT AGTGAGTACACACCGCTGCTACCACACATGGATGAAGGTATATTAGGAACAGCAATGCAAAGCGCTGGTGCAATATCTCGATTAACATTTTCATGGGTTTATCCCCTACTTCAAAAAG GAATGGAGAACAAACTGAATGACCCAGAGGAGCTGTTTGATGTACCAGCCAAGTATTGTTGTTCATATGTGGGAGCACGCATGGACCGCTCACTAATAGGCAATGTGGACAACTACCAGCAGTATGAGGAGGTGCCTCATGAACCTTTCATAGGCTCAG GTTATGGGGCAACAGGAGAAACTGCACCCCAAGCATCAACCCCCGTGACACCCACGACAAGAGTGTTGGTGCGCTCCCCGCGCCGACAGAATGTCACACTGCTAAGGGCTTTGCATTCATGTTTCGGTGTACAGTTTTATAGTATTGGAATACTCAAATTGATTTCCGACATGGCAGGCTTCGCAGGCCCGATACTACTCAACTATCTTATCAAATTCGTCGAAGACGAAAGTATTGATCAGCATTTAGG TTATGTATATGCCGGATCTCTCCTGGGTACTACTCTAATAGCTACATTTTTCAATGTTCATTTCAACTGGTGGATGTCAATAGTTGGCTTGAAGATGCGCGGCGCCATCGTCGCTACCATCCTCAGGAAGACCCTCAGCGTCACTTCCACGGAATTAAGTAATGTGTTCTCAATTGGAGAGATAACTAATTTTATGTCAACTGATACTGACAGGATTGTGAATTCTTGTCCAAGTTTTCATGCACTGTGGAGTATTCCCTTACAG TTGTTTATAACATTATTCCTTCTATATCAACAAGTGGGCATATCTTTCCTTGCTGGCGTGGCTTTCTCTGTAATTCTAATACCCATAAACAAATTGATTGCAAACAAAATTGGACAACTTAGCACTGAACTCATGACTCACAAGGACACTCGCGTCAGTCTGATCAGTGACTTGTTGAAAGGCATTAGAACTGTAAAAGTACATGTTTGGGAAGATTACTTTATCAACAGAGTATCAG AGGCACGTAATCAAGAGCTGAAATACTTGCGTGGACGTAAATACTTGGACGCGATTTGCGTGGTGCTGTGGGCGACCACGCCCGTGCTCGTGGCTGCCTTCACGCTCGGCACACACTCGCTCAGGGGACTACCACTCGACGCTCCCACT GTATTCACAACAGTGGCACTTATTAACATGCTAATAGCACCACTTAATGCCTTCCCCTGGGTGCTGAATGGGTTGACAGAAGCGTGGGTCTCCATAAaacgtattcagaaactacttGAT CTTTCAGACATGGACGCTGAACTTTATTATGATCGTCTTAATAAAAACCATGacgaagataaaataataatattcaaaaatgcTACGTTTGCTTGGGCCAAGCCGTCAAAGAGGAAGAAACCACCAAAGAAATCTAAGAAAAACAAAGGAAAGTCTAAGAAACGATTATCCAGGGGTAGCATACAACGAAGAGATTCCACGTCTTCGTCTGAACAGTTGATGCAGGATGAGCCTTTCTCGCTGAAGGACATTTCTTTAGAGATCGGTAATGAAGAGCTGATCGGTGTGACCGGCGCTGTCGGCAGCGGCAAGACCTCGTTACTGCACGCGATCCTCGGAGACATGCTCAAGAAAAATGGTAGTCTGCAGATTCCAGACAACTTGACCA GTTTCGGATATGTATCTCAGAAGCCATGGCTGATACGCGGGACGATCCgtgataatatattatttggcAAGCCTTATGAGGAAGCCAAATTCCGGAGTGTAGTCGACGCGTGTGCACTTACTGAGGATTTGAACGTACTCGGGTGGAACGCATACGTTGGCGAAGGCGGTTGCACGCTAAGTGGCGGACAACGAGCGCGCATCGCCCTAGCGCGGGCCGTCTACCAAGATAAAAAAG TGTACCTATTGGACGACGTACTGGCGGGTGTGGACACGACTGTTGGGCAGCATATAATGCAGCGCTGTATACTGGGCTTGTTACGTCACAGCACGCGAGTGCTGGTCGCGCactcgccgcgccacctcgcgcgcaccgcctacaccgtgctcatgcgcgacggacgcatcgtcagacaag GCCCTCCCGAATCTGTATTGAATGACATCGAAGAGTTCATGCCTAGCGAGTCAGAATCATTGGGCGAAGAGCCACCGCAGGCGCCCGAGCCACAGCGCGACAACCAAGATACTGTCAGCAGAAATAGTCTAGATGATGAC GAGGCAATGTCCGAAGGGACTGTTGGCTGGTGGGTCATCGGATTATACCTACGATCTATCGGAGTATTCCTATCTattgcaataatattgtctttgaTACTCATGCAGCTTTCACAAAACTTTACATTCCTTTGGCTCACGTACTGGGTCAAAAACAAAACGAAGAATTCGACTACATTACATGCTGATGAATTTTTGGAACATCCTACGGAGAAGACTTCTATTTTAGATCATGGAGTAATAGCAATAGATAACGTCATACACACCGCTATTAATGCAGCAATGGACTTCTTAGGAAACAAAAATACTACGAACACAACTGCAATACAAGAACCCCCAAAGTCTACAGTAACCGATCTAATGGCAAATGTCACGCCGAGTTATACGGATAACTTCTACTTAGAAGTGTACTTCGGCTTGGCGGGGTTGAATCTAGTATTTACAATTATGAGAGCATTCCTGTTTGCTTATGGCGGAGTCAAAGCGGCTAACAGGATCCACAAGATCCTGCTCAAAGTTATTGTCAAG GCAAAAGTGAAGTTTTTCGATGTGACACCGCTGGGCCGCATCGTAAACAGATTTTCTTCTGATACCTACACTGTGGATGATTCGTtgccttttattttaaacattttactggcccagttattttctttgattg GCGCGATAGCAGTGACTCTGTACGGGCTGCCGTGGCTGGCGGTGGCAGTGGTGCCGCTAACGTTCGCGTACTTCTGGCTGCAGCGCGTGTACCGCGTCACGTCGCGACAGCTCAAGCGTCTGCAGAGCGTCACGCTGTCGCCCGTCTACACGCACTTCAATGACACGCTCGAAG GTGCAGACACGGTGCGCGCgctgggcgcgggcggcgcgtggGGCGCGCGCGGCGCGGAGCTGGTGGAGGCGTGGCAGCGCGCGGCGCTCAGCGCGGCCGCGGCGCAGCAGTGGCTGGCGCTGCGCCTGcaagccgccgccgccgccgtcgtCGCCGGCGCCGCGTTACTCGCCGTGCTGCAGCGGGCCCTGCATGCCGCTGATCCCG GTCTTATCGGTCTCGCTATATCGTACGCTTTGTCCATGACTTCTATGCTGAGCAACCTACTGAACTCGTTTACGGAGACGGAACGAGAGATGATCGCCGTAGAGCGAGTCGGTGAATACATCAAGCTG GTGGAGAGCGAAACTATTGATGGTGAATCGCCGCCATATGGCTGGCCTTCTCAGGGTGTAATAGAGTTCGAAGACGTTTAtctaaaatatag CGGTCGCGAGGACGGCGTGATGGCGCTGAAGGGCGTGACGTTCGCGACGCACCCGGGCGAGAAGCTGGGCGTGGTGGGGCGCACGGGCGCCGGCAAGAGCTCGCTGCTCAGTGCGCTGCTGCGCCTCGCGCCGCTCGCACGCGGCCGCCTGCTGCTCGACGGCGTCGACATCTCCGCGCTGCATCTGCACGCGCTCAG ATCACGGATCGGGGTTATCCCTCAGGAGCCCTTCATATTCTCGGGTAGCATCCGCGAAAACATAGATCCGTTGCGGCAGTACTTGGACGCGGAAGTGTGGCGAGCACTGGAAGCGTGCGGCGCTCGCGAGCTGGTGACGCAGCGCGGCGGCCTGCAcgcgcccgcccgcgccgcgcatctCGCGCGCGGACACGCGCAGCTGCTGTGCGTCGTGCGAGCCTTGCTACATCGACCCAAG ATATTGCTGGTGGATGAAGCGACCGCCAATTTAGACCAAGAAGCAGAGCGGCTGATCCTGGACGCGATCCGCTGTTCGTTCGGCGGGTCGACGGTGTTGTTCGTGGCGCACCGGCTGGGCGGCGTGCTGGAGTGCGCGCGCGTGCTGGCGCTGGGCGGCGGCCGCGTGCTCGAGCTGCGCGCGCCCGACGACGCGCTTGCAGACCCCGACTCGCACCTTTACAGCCTCGTCTATGGCGCGTAA